A region from the Bacillus sp. Marseille-P3661 genome encodes:
- a CDS encoding VanW family protein codes for MNHRFNAKLFFLMTLCTLFMIIFSNLGARVYQSVFTETSGFSKGTFIGSVDIAGLTSAEAMAKVLDTVETWKVSSTFELKFYDQSVQMEPTFIQFDIKTSVDTAVDGQTSPLLATVREDILQEQIRSMDPSLSNSVQYESLKSEITNTVTHLKPGVFQFDLLTYIEQNSDDQVPKLLSKSTITNFDNQLQKYLADWIKDHNPINVNALESFSLLSVIPGEQLSNQRLEAMNIVANGLYEAALLAGFDIKERHMSRALPSYSTLGFDAVVKPAKFDLAFTNTIPSDVKLIFELIDSSFIVAIEGISTGEKYEVILSNHQTFKPKTVLQYTATLEYGQSRTLNEGRDGEQVEVYRNKLDQNGALLESNLISEDYYPPVHSIVQVPLTGEMLPGNIDDMQENTNIINDEQDLYEQPEPSLDNQQIPPFPKQGEQPEPSSPDQDDKKMWGSPDEIQKGS; via the coding sequence GTGAATCACCGGTTTAATGCGAAGTTATTTTTTCTGATGACATTGTGTACGTTATTTATGATTATTTTTTCTAATCTTGGGGCACGAGTATATCAATCTGTCTTTACGGAAACATCAGGATTTTCAAAAGGCACTTTTATTGGTTCGGTAGATATTGCAGGATTAACTTCAGCAGAAGCAATGGCCAAAGTACTCGATACGGTTGAAACATGGAAAGTTTCGAGCACGTTTGAACTGAAATTTTATGACCAAAGTGTACAAATGGAACCTACATTTATTCAATTTGATATAAAGACTAGTGTTGATACTGCGGTTGATGGTCAAACATCGCCGTTATTGGCGACTGTTAGAGAAGATATACTACAAGAGCAGATTCGTAGTATGGATCCTTCATTGTCTAATTCCGTTCAATATGAGTCTTTAAAAAGTGAAATAACTAATACTGTTACTCATTTAAAACCAGGTGTTTTCCAATTTGATTTATTAACATATATCGAGCAGAACTCTGATGATCAAGTACCAAAACTATTATCTAAAAGTACCATTACTAACTTTGATAACCAATTACAAAAATACTTAGCTGATTGGATTAAAGATCATAATCCAATTAACGTTAATGCATTGGAATCATTTTCGTTATTATCTGTTATACCTGGTGAGCAACTTTCAAACCAGCGGTTAGAGGCAATGAACATAGTGGCTAATGGTCTTTATGAAGCAGCCCTTCTTGCTGGTTTCGATATAAAAGAAAGACATATGAGCAGAGCACTTCCATCGTATAGTACTCTTGGGTTTGATGCGGTTGTTAAACCTGCGAAATTTGACTTAGCTTTTACGAATACTATCCCTTCAGATGTAAAATTAATATTCGAGTTAATTGATTCAAGTTTTATTGTAGCTATTGAAGGGATTTCAACAGGTGAGAAATATGAGGTTATTCTTAGTAATCATCAAACTTTCAAACCTAAAACTGTGCTACAATATACTGCTACGTTAGAATATGGTCAGTCAAGAACCTTAAATGAGGGAAGAGATGGCGAGCAAGTTGAAGTTTATCGTAATAAGCTTGATCAAAATGGAGCATTACTCGAATCTAATTTGATTTCGGAGGATTACTATCCACCAGTTCATTCAATTGTACAAGTACCGCTGACTGGTGAAATGCTCCCAGGGAATATAGATGATATGCAAGAGAATACAAATATCATAAATGATGAGCAAGATTTATATGAACAACCAGAGCCTTCACTGGATAATCAACAAATACCACCTTTTCCGAAACAAGGAGAGCAACCTGAACCTAGTTCTCCAGATCAGGATGATAAAAAAATGTGGGGTTCACCTGATGAAATTCAAAAAGGCTCCTAA
- a CDS encoding type IV pilus modification PilV family protein — MNLRYKNEKGLTLIEILAALLILSIVITVFIGFFTNAFRFNSITSNNIKAVNILREKQATIREMPIMKDLVEDIMVNGVDSAPGAYYPLGAVTQTTINSEIHYRVEILDSEYAILMFIKRNPDYYDTTMEHQLFRLYFQIFEDTKLLSDTYAYYEYIK, encoded by the coding sequence TTGAATTTACGTTATAAAAATGAAAAGGGACTTACATTAATTGAAATATTAGCAGCACTTCTAATTTTATCTATTGTTATCACTGTTTTTATTGGTTTTTTCACAAATGCTTTTAGATTTAATTCTATTACGTCAAATAATATTAAAGCAGTAAACATCCTTCGAGAAAAACAAGCTACAATTAGAGAAATGCCAATCATGAAAGATTTAGTAGAAGATATCATGGTTAATGGAGTTGATTCAGCACCAGGAGCCTATTACCCTTTAGGAGCAGTCACACAAACTACAATTAACAGTGAAATCCATTATAGGGTTGAAATCCTCGATTCAGAATATGCAATTTTAATGTTTATAAAAAGGAATCCTGATTATTACGATACCACAATGGAGCATCAACTATTTAGACTTTATTTTCAAATATTCGAAGATACAAAACTGCTATCAGATACCTATGCATATTACGAATACATTAAATAA
- a CDS encoding ATP-grasp domain-containing protein — protein sequence MTNMVCWIIYNGNLTSGKFLDFGTWVDRVAQSRGIHTEIIKNNELIITIEDNKPTIKGPYADHRPDFVIFGDKDIHLARHLEQMNIKVYNSSDSIEICDNKALTYQKLMDHGISMPKTIIAPKIFDGLNVVDFSPYNYIAEEIGFPLVIKEVFGSFGQQVYLIHDYEELLQKVKELGSIPFVFQELIKSSYGKDIRLNVVGDRVVTAMLRTSDNDFRANVSNGGVMQPYNPTQTEIDLAIKCSQIIGTDFAGIDLLFGEDDQPIVCEVNSNAHIRNIYDCTGVDVAEFMIDYILNDLKY from the coding sequence ATGACTAATATGGTTTGCTGGATTATTTACAATGGAAATTTAACTTCTGGAAAATTCCTCGACTTTGGTACATGGGTAGACCGTGTTGCACAATCACGTGGAATACATACCGAAATTATAAAAAATAATGAACTAATTATTACAATCGAAGATAATAAACCGACAATAAAAGGACCTTATGCCGATCATCGTCCTGACTTTGTTATTTTTGGCGATAAAGATATTCACCTAGCACGACACTTAGAACAAATGAACATTAAAGTGTACAACAGCTCAGATTCTATTGAAATATGTGATAATAAAGCATTAACATATCAAAAGTTAATGGACCACGGTATATCGATGCCAAAAACAATTATCGCACCGAAAATATTTGATGGCCTAAACGTTGTCGACTTTAGCCCCTATAACTATATAGCTGAGGAAATAGGCTTTCCACTTGTTATTAAAGAGGTATTCGGTTCATTTGGGCAACAAGTTTATCTTATCCATGATTATGAAGAGCTGTTGCAAAAAGTGAAAGAGCTAGGTAGCATTCCGTTTGTATTTCAGGAATTAATCAAATCAAGCTATGGTAAGGATATACGTTTAAATGTCGTCGGAGACCGAGTTGTCACCGCTATGCTGCGTACGTCTGATAATGATTTCAGAGCAAATGTGAGTAATGGCGGAGTAATGCAGCCATATAATCCTACCCAAACTGAAATAGATTTAGCAATCAAATGTTCACAAATAATTGGCACTGATTTTGCAGGCATCGATCTTTTATTTGGTGAAGATGATCAGCCAATTGTATGCGAAGTAAATTCTAACGCACATATTCGCAATATTTACGATTGCACCGGCGTCGATGTTGCAGAGTTTATGATTGATTATATTTTAAATGACTTAAAGTATTAA
- a CDS encoding PulJ/GspJ family protein → MKDTLTKQTGITLIELLAALAILSVLISLTFGVLINGINYSKTAETNVLLQQDANYIFSFLTTQHETQSSYTIQFDQNPNASTITVLNASGDSTVLSSPNHEYSLYTSSSIPLPNNTIITPSSQNFFIKLVITDKKKPNLQFELQTTLSRM, encoded by the coding sequence ATGAAGGATACGCTAACTAAACAAACAGGCATTACTTTAATAGAGTTGTTAGCGGCTCTAGCTATTTTATCTGTATTAATTAGCTTGACTTTCGGAGTATTGATCAACGGTATTAATTATTCCAAAACTGCTGAAACGAATGTACTATTACAACAAGATGCAAATTATATTTTTAGCTTTTTAACAACACAGCATGAAACACAATCATCCTATACCATCCAATTTGACCAAAATCCAAATGCAAGTACCATTACTGTTTTAAATGCTAGTGGTGATAGTACTGTTCTTTCTAGTCCTAACCATGAATATAGCCTGTATACTAGTAGCTCTATCCCACTTCCTAACAACACTATAATCACACCTTCATCACAAAATTTCTTTATAAAACTAGTGATAACGGATAAGAAAAAACCTAATCTTCAATTTGAACTACAAACTACGTTATCAAGAATGTAG
- a CDS encoding ATP-grasp domain-containing protein yields the protein MKKTGWLIYYKNDAKRNHAFIDWMITEADSLGVTLKLLLREDLVIGIRANQPIIYYHGKTIDHPEFAIVRAINPRLNKQLEQLGIAVFNNSVVAEICNNKAKTHQYFLEYSIPMVDTLFFEPGAFELSKVPFEFPYILKEVKGRGGQQVYWINNAADLQPHNFLIQHHEIIIQKPAPVLGKDLRVFVIGSEIVGAVLRHSETHFKANFTLGGDATLYSLSNEEMVLVQTIISKLDFGFVGIDFLFDQDGKLLLNEIEDVVGSRTLSHVSSINVVRLYLEFILKNI from the coding sequence ATGAAAAAAACCGGTTGGCTAATTTATTATAAAAATGATGCAAAACGCAACCATGCTTTTATAGACTGGATGATTACAGAAGCTGATAGTCTTGGAGTCACACTGAAACTGCTTTTAAGAGAGGATTTAGTAATTGGGATTCGTGCTAATCAACCAATTATTTATTACCATGGTAAAACTATTGACCATCCAGAATTCGCAATTGTACGTGCTATTAATCCTCGCTTAAATAAACAGCTCGAACAGTTAGGAATTGCAGTATTTAATAATTCAGTAGTCGCAGAGATTTGTAATAACAAAGCAAAAACACATCAATACTTTTTAGAATATAGCATCCCGATGGTTGATACCCTCTTTTTTGAGCCAGGAGCATTTGAATTATCAAAGGTTCCATTTGAATTTCCGTATATCTTGAAAGAAGTAAAGGGCCGCGGCGGGCAACAGGTGTATTGGATTAACAATGCAGCTGACCTTCAACCACACAACTTTTTAATTCAACATCACGAAATTATTATTCAAAAACCGGCTCCAGTGTTAGGTAAAGATTTGCGAGTGTTTGTCATTGGTAGTGAAATTGTTGGTGCTGTCTTAAGACATTCAGAAACACATTTTAAAGCTAATTTTACGTTAGGAGGAGATGCAACCTTATATTCGCTTTCTAACGAGGAAATGGTGTTAGTTCAAACTATTATCTCTAAATTAGACTTCGGCTTTGTAGGGATTGACTTTTTATTTGACCAAGATGGAAAGCTGCTGCTAAATGAAATTGAAGATGTAGTTGGCAGTCGGACGTTAAGCCATGTTTCATCTATTAATGTTGTTAGGCTGTATTTGGAGTTTATTTTAAAGAATATTTAA
- a CDS encoding bifunctional folylpolyglutamate synthase/dihydrofolate synthase, with protein sequence MINTYNAAVEYVHSAAQGKMIFGLEQIQQLLEELGQPHQELKLVHISGTNGKGSTLKFLKSILNTAGYKVGAFTSPFIEKINEQIMIGNKQISDSDFLEEVNILKPSVDKLRNAGTDPTPFEILTALAFNYFRRNEVDIALVETGLGGRLDSTNVVIPLLSIITNIGHDHMNILGDTIEEITTEKAGIIKQGVPVISGVEQLSAIEIISHTAVEHEAELYLLHRDFNFEMLENLSEHETFSFKSPFSRISDLEISLKGEHQYSNASLALMAADYLSQNCSFALEEEDIRKGLKRTTNKGRFEMISKNPIIILDGAHNPEGIESLCKTLQKYYFDKKIKLLFSALGDKSLKEMIQQLEVIADSITFTTFDFPRATKAKVLYDIATTTNKQFYESWEQALVEVKKDVKDDEVLVITGSIYFLAVVRERVINHFK encoded by the coding sequence ATGATTAATACATATAACGCAGCTGTTGAGTATGTTCATTCAGCTGCACAAGGTAAAATGATTTTTGGATTAGAACAAATTCAACAATTACTAGAGGAGTTAGGGCAGCCACATCAAGAGTTAAAATTAGTTCATATTAGTGGTACGAATGGAAAAGGCTCGACATTAAAGTTTTTAAAAAGTATCTTAAATACTGCTGGTTATAAGGTTGGGGCGTTTACATCTCCTTTTATAGAAAAAATTAATGAACAAATCATGATTGGGAACAAACAAATTTCAGATTCAGATTTTTTAGAAGAAGTTAATATCTTAAAACCAAGTGTTGATAAACTTAGAAATGCCGGAACGGATCCAACTCCTTTCGAGATTTTAACTGCTCTTGCGTTTAATTATTTCCGAAGAAATGAAGTTGACATAGCTCTTGTAGAAACGGGACTAGGGGGAAGGTTGGACTCAACAAATGTAGTCATACCATTGCTTTCAATTATCACAAATATTGGCCATGATCATATGAACATCCTTGGCGATACGATTGAAGAAATTACAACAGAAAAAGCGGGTATCATAAAACAGGGCGTACCTGTGATTTCGGGTGTTGAGCAACTTTCTGCGATAGAAATCATTTCGCACACTGCGGTCGAACATGAAGCAGAGCTGTATCTACTACATCGTGATTTTAATTTTGAAATGTTAGAAAATTTGAGCGAGCACGAGACATTCTCATTTAAGTCTCCTTTTTCAAGAATATCGGATTTAGAAATAAGTTTAAAAGGTGAGCATCAATATTCAAATGCTAGCTTAGCTTTAATGGCTGCAGATTATCTAAGTCAGAACTGTTCATTTGCACTAGAAGAAGAGGATATTCGCAAGGGATTAAAAAGGACAACTAATAAAGGCCGCTTTGAAATGATATCGAAGAATCCAATCATTATTTTGGATGGTGCTCATAATCCTGAGGGAATCGAATCCTTATGCAAAACATTGCAGAAGTATTATTTTGATAAGAAAATAAAACTATTATTTTCCGCACTAGGCGACAAATCGTTAAAAGAAATGATACAACAGCTTGAAGTGATCGCCGACAGCATCACATTTACAACCTTTGACTTTCCGCGAGCAACCAAGGCAAAGGTGTTGTATGACATAGCTACAACTACTAATAAGCAATTCTATGAGTCATGGGAACAGGCATTAGTGGAAGTGAAAAAGGATGTAAAGGATGATGAAGTGTTGGTTATAACAGGTTCAATTTACTTTTTAGCGGTTGTGAGAGAAAGGGTAATTAACCATTTCAAATAA
- a CDS encoding valine--tRNA ligase — translation MSNQEINLSTKYDPKAVEENRYQWWLDGKFFEAKNDETKQPYTIVIPPPNVTGKLHLGHAWDTTLQDILTRMKRMQGYDVLWLPGMDHAGIATQAKVEAKLREEGVSRYDLGREKFLEKSWEWKHEYAEFIRKQWSKLGLGLDYSRERFTLDEGLSKAVREVFVKLYEKGLIYRGEYIINWDPQTKTALSDIEVIYKDVQGAFYHMNYPLTDGSGSIEVATTRPETMLGDTAVAVHPEDERYKHLIGKTVKLPIVGREIPIVADDYVDMEFGSGAVKITPAHDPNDFELGNRHNLERVLVMNEDGTMNENADEYQGLDRFACRKQIVKDLQEQGVLFKIEEHMHSVGHSERSGAVVEPYLSTQWFVNMQPLADAAIELQKAEEKVNFVPERFEKTYLHWLENIRDWCISRQLWWGHRIPAWYHKETGEVYVGHEAPADEENWEQDQDVLDTWFSSALWPFSTMGWPDVDAEDFKRYYPTDALVTGYDIIFFWVSRMIFQGLEFTEQRPFKDVLIHGLVRDAEGRKMSKSLGNGVDPMDVIEKYGADSLRYFLSTGSSPGQDLRFVWEKVESTWNFANKIWNASRFALMNMNGMTYDELDLSGEKSVADKWILTRLNETIDSVTKMADKYEFGEVGRVLYNFIWDDVCDWYIEMAKLPLYGEDEAAKKTTRSVLAYVLDNTMRLLHPFMPFITEEIWQALPHQGESITVTSWPVVRPEFTDQDAAEEMRLLVDIIRSVRNIRAEVNTPMSKQIKLRIKAKNDDIQAKLEKNRHYIQRFCNPSELTIATEINGDEKAMTAVVTGAELSLPLEGLINMEEEIARLQKELEKLNAEVDRVQKKLNNEKFTAKAPAQVVEEERKKEQDYLEKRATVETRIKELQNL, via the coding sequence ATGAGTAATCAAGAAATTAACTTATCAACGAAATATGATCCAAAAGCCGTTGAAGAAAATCGTTATCAATGGTGGCTAGATGGAAAATTTTTTGAAGCTAAAAATGATGAAACAAAACAACCTTATACAATTGTTATTCCACCGCCGAACGTAACTGGTAAATTGCATTTAGGACATGCATGGGATACAACGCTCCAAGATATATTAACACGTATGAAAAGAATGCAGGGCTATGATGTATTATGGCTGCCGGGAATGGACCATGCAGGTATCGCGACCCAAGCCAAAGTTGAAGCGAAACTGCGTGAGGAAGGTGTATCACGTTATGATTTAGGTCGTGAGAAATTCCTAGAAAAGTCTTGGGAATGGAAGCATGAGTATGCAGAGTTTATTCGCAAGCAATGGTCAAAGCTTGGCTTAGGTTTAGATTATAGTCGTGAACGTTTTACATTAGATGAAGGGCTATCAAAGGCTGTGCGTGAGGTTTTTGTAAAGCTTTACGAAAAAGGATTAATCTATCGCGGTGAATATATTATTAACTGGGATCCGCAAACAAAAACAGCGCTATCTGACATTGAGGTTATTTATAAAGATGTTCAAGGTGCCTTTTATCATATGAACTATCCATTAACAGATGGATCAGGTTCAATTGAGGTTGCCACAACACGTCCAGAAACCATGCTTGGGGATACAGCGGTTGCGGTACATCCAGAAGATGAGCGTTATAAGCATTTAATTGGAAAAACAGTTAAGTTACCAATCGTTGGTCGTGAAATTCCAATTGTTGCGGATGATTATGTAGACATGGAATTTGGATCTGGTGCTGTAAAGATTACGCCTGCGCATGATCCTAACGATTTTGAATTGGGTAACCGTCATAATCTAGAGCGTGTACTAGTTATGAATGAAGACGGCACAATGAATGAAAATGCTGACGAATATCAAGGTTTAGACCGCTTTGCTTGTCGCAAGCAAATTGTTAAAGATCTTCAAGAGCAAGGTGTGCTGTTTAAAATTGAAGAGCATATGCATTCAGTTGGTCATTCAGAACGCAGCGGTGCTGTTGTTGAGCCGTATCTATCCACACAATGGTTTGTTAATATGCAACCATTAGCTGATGCAGCAATTGAACTGCAAAAAGCTGAAGAAAAAGTTAACTTTGTTCCAGAGCGCTTTGAAAAAACGTATCTACACTGGCTAGAGAACATTCGTGATTGGTGTATTTCTCGTCAGCTTTGGTGGGGCCACCGTATTCCTGCTTGGTATCATAAAGAAACAGGCGAGGTGTATGTAGGTCATGAGGCACCTGCTGATGAGGAAAATTGGGAGCAAGATCAAGATGTTCTTGATACTTGGTTTAGCTCTGCGCTATGGCCGTTCTCAACAATGGGCTGGCCGGATGTAGACGCTGAAGACTTTAAACGTTACTATCCAACAGATGCATTAGTAACAGGCTATGATATTATTTTCTTCTGGGTATCTCGCATGATTTTCCAAGGCCTTGAATTTACAGAACAACGCCCATTTAAAGATGTATTGATTCATGGTCTTGTTCGTGATGCTGAAGGACGTAAAATGAGTAAATCACTTGGCAATGGTGTGGACCCAATGGATGTGATTGAAAAGTATGGTGCAGACTCATTACGTTACTTCCTATCAACAGGGAGCTCTCCTGGTCAAGATTTACGTTTTGTCTGGGAAAAGGTTGAATCAACGTGGAACTTTGCTAATAAAATATGGAATGCGTCCCGTTTCGCGCTAATGAACATGAATGGTATGACATATGATGAATTAGATCTAAGCGGTGAAAAGTCTGTGGCCGATAAATGGATTCTTACTCGTCTGAATGAAACGATTGATTCAGTTACAAAAATGGCTGACAAGTATGAATTTGGTGAAGTGGGTCGTGTGCTTTATAACTTTATTTGGGATGATGTATGTGACTGGTATATCGAAATGGCGAAACTTCCGCTTTATGGTGAAGATGAGGCTGCTAAGAAAACTACTCGCTCTGTTCTTGCGTATGTACTCGATAACACTATGCGTTTATTACATCCTTTCATGCCGTTTATTACAGAAGAAATTTGGCAAGCATTGCCGCATCAAGGCGAATCGATTACAGTTACAAGCTGGCCTGTAGTACGTCCTGAATTTACGGACCAAGATGCAGCTGAAGAAATGCGTTTACTAGTAGATATAATTCGCTCTGTACGTAATATTCGTGCTGAAGTGAATACACCAATGAGTAAGCAAATTAAACTTCGTATTAAAGCTAAAAATGATGATATTCAAGCTAAACTTGAAAAGAATCGCCATTATATACAGCGTTTCTGTAATCCAAGTGAATTAACGATTGCAACTGAAATTAATGGCGATGAAAAAGCAATGACAGCCGTTGTAACGGGCGCAGAGTTGTCTTTACCACTCGAAGGGCTAATTAATATGGAAGAAGAGATCGCTCGTCTCCAAAAAGAATTAGAAAAGTTAAATGCTGAAGTAGACCGCGTTCAAAAGAAATTGAACAACGAAAAATTCACGGCTAAAGCACCGGCACAAGTCGTCGAAGAAGAACGTAAAAAAGAACAAGACTACCTTGAAAAACGTGCAACGGTTGAAACAAGAATTAAAGAATTGCAAAATCTATAA
- a CDS encoding PRC-barrel domain-containing protein, whose product MKKSIEILGLPIISISDGQQVGLVKSLVINPDKGSIDFLTIEHEDWQVSVKAIPFKKVVGIGEYAVTVESENAIIDLNEIPIANQLLNKKIKINGTKVMTRKGQLIGEVSEFYIDEDNGNILGAMLKLSNSEVALPSECVLTYGKDIIIVKEDAQSSFLSSIEDLGHEPSSVIDEVIPSNRLNELEDSSHMTASAIESILDEVKEESILDTDVKADRPNTSTEVQAIKAKQIELLMGKTVTKDIYDKSGVLLVANGTVLSEEEIIRVQEEGPSVVVELSMNVDGE is encoded by the coding sequence ATGAAAAAAAGTATTGAAATATTAGGTTTACCGATCATTAGTATTTCTGATGGTCAACAGGTTGGTTTAGTAAAATCATTAGTAATTAATCCAGATAAGGGTTCTATAGATTTTTTAACAATTGAACATGAGGACTGGCAAGTAAGTGTAAAAGCCATACCTTTTAAAAAGGTAGTTGGTATTGGCGAATATGCAGTTACAGTTGAAAGTGAAAATGCAATTATTGATTTAAATGAAATTCCAATCGCTAATCAATTATTAAATAAAAAGATTAAAATTAACGGTACAAAGGTTATGACTCGTAAAGGCCAGTTAATTGGAGAAGTATCTGAATTTTATATTGATGAAGATAATGGGAATATTTTAGGTGCAATGTTAAAGCTGTCTAATAGCGAGGTTGCTTTACCATCAGAATGTGTACTAACATATGGAAAAGATATCATCATTGTAAAGGAAGATGCACAAAGTTCTTTCCTGTCTTCAATTGAAGACTTAGGTCATGAGCCATCATCTGTCATTGATGAAGTTATTCCTAGCAATCGGTTAAATGAACTCGAGGATTCATCACATATGACAGCGTCAGCCATCGAGTCGATTTTAGATGAGGTAAAAGAAGAGTCTATTCTAGATACTGACGTAAAAGCAGATCGTCCAAATACTTCAACAGAAGTACAAGCAATTAAAGCGAAACAAATAGAATTATTAATGGGTAAGACCGTAACTAAAGATATCTATGATAAAAGTGGAGTTTTATTAGTTGCAAATGGAACGGTTTTATCTGAAGAAGAGATTATTAGAGTGCAGGAGGAAGGCCCTAGTGTAGTTGTCGAGCTATCTATGAACGTAGATGGTGAATAA
- a CDS encoding pilus assembly PilX N-terminal domain-containing protein, producing the protein MKLKEEKGIALVMVLVMITVFTILGITVAGAAINNMKQISTSEKSIQITDIAEMGFTHYITQFTDRYNAEMETIKNNIRTQIIADFEAGNLNSQEHYENNVAIELYNSLSNSDLIKLDGTSVFDLTVNSDPNDGRNFSIFITQFDCTTCYNDPTLFDGDGEIITINFKSEGKMGTDHKSIGATINLKIGKINIQAGGDGGGGDGGGGDGGSTDNPFEHLVDPPPEPVTTGTCPGSNSSLSDGCEYNGSITLNANGPSPSIVNQDVKITGDFISEKNIDGIEGSNLYIGGGVSFGQPIKGIKDSYIYVGGDTDLAVGSTFSNINQGGIQSSTIYIAQGSIQFTQPIEINGSKLYLGDGTNLKNINNLTNSLLVVNSDANFNSPINTFYNSKIYINGDASFHNINGFANNSLICVRGTITGHPGSQYNVYSSTLNSTEYSEYCPSGEIDYEDIFLEWDMENTDISYQYD; encoded by the coding sequence ATGAAACTAAAAGAAGAAAAAGGAATAGCGCTCGTAATGGTTTTAGTGATGATAACAGTATTCACTATCCTTGGAATTACTGTAGCTGGAGCTGCTATTAATAATATGAAACAAATTTCTACTTCAGAAAAAAGCATACAAATTACTGATATTGCTGAAATGGGATTCACACATTATATAACCCAATTTACAGATCGTTATAACGCGGAAATGGAAACCATTAAAAATAATATTCGCACACAGATTATCGCAGACTTTGAAGCGGGTAATTTAAACAGTCAAGAGCACTATGAAAATAACGTTGCAATAGAGTTATATAATAGCCTTTCTAATTCAGATCTTATTAAGTTAGATGGTACATCAGTTTTTGACTTGACCGTGAATTCGGATCCAAATGATGGCCGAAATTTCTCAATCTTTATAACACAATTTGATTGCACAACCTGTTACAACGATCCAACTTTATTTGATGGAGATGGTGAAATTATTACCATTAACTTTAAGAGTGAAGGCAAAATGGGAACAGACCACAAAAGTATCGGTGCAACGATAAATTTAAAGATTGGTAAAATAAATATCCAAGCTGGCGGAGATGGCGGGGGTGGAGATGGTGGCGGTGGGGATGGTGGTTCTACCGATAATCCTTTTGAACACCTAGTAGATCCTCCTCCAGAACCAGTAACGACAGGAACATGTCCTGGTTCAAATTCATCATTAAGCGATGGCTGTGAATATAACGGCTCGATCACATTAAACGCAAATGGTCCTTCACCATCAATCGTTAACCAAGATGTAAAAATTACCGGGGATTTTATTTCTGAAAAAAACATCGACGGAATTGAAGGCTCTAATCTCTATATTGGGGGTGGAGTTAGCTTTGGACAGCCAATTAAAGGGATTAAAGATTCATATATATATGTAGGTGGCGATACAGATCTAGCTGTAGGCTCAACCTTTAGTAATATAAATCAAGGTGGAATTCAGTCTTCGACCATCTATATTGCACAAGGTTCCATCCAATTTACACAACCGATCGAAATAAATGGATCCAAGCTTTATTTAGGTGATGGCACCAATTTAAAAAATATTAATAACCTAACGAATAGCTTATTGGTGGTTAATAGTGATGCTAATTTTAATTCTCCGATCAATACGTTTTATAATTCTAAAATATATATTAACGGAGATGCTTCGTTTCATAATATCAATGGATTTGCAAATAATTCTCTTATTTGTGTTCGTGGAACAATAACAGGTCATCCTGGCTCCCAATATAATGTTTATTCATCTACACTAAATTCCACAGAGTATAGCGAATACTGTCCATCAGGTGAAATTGACTATGAAGATATTTTTCTAGAGTGGGATATGGAAAACACTGATATAAGCTATCAATATGATTAG